The Bacteroidales bacterium DNA segment CAACGGCATAATTTCCATTTACTATCGGGGTAAAACTTTGGTTTGTTTCGCCGTCTATAATGGCGTATAAATTGTTGCAATTTAACCATTGATATGTAGCTCCGCTTCCTGCATTTGCTGTTAAAGTGGTACCTGTTTGAGTAACAGATGTATCAACTGTATATATTGTAAGATTTATAGTAATTACACTATCGCACCCATTTATGCTTGGTATAGTGTCCATATAAACACCGGATAATATATAAGTTTCATCACCACTTGGCACAGTATAACTAAAACAAGCTGTTTCATTTGTACTTGATGTTAAAATTCCATAACATTCTGTATTTCTAAAACCTTGCCAGGCAAGAAACGGATAACCATTATTTTCGTTTGGGTTTATTCCCCAGAAATCATTTGTTCCGTTTATAGTTTCACCCATAAAATCCCATGATGCTTCTGTACCATCTACATAATTATAAAAGGTTTTCATTTCTGCAGTTGTTTTGCCAATACCGCCAGCACTTGTATCTATCCCTGATGTTTCGATGTCCCAGAATGAATTGTTTACTGTTGATGAATATTCATTAACACCAACGAGACCACCTACATAACTTAAACCGGATACATTGCCATTGCTATAACTATTATTTACTGTTGAAAAACTAACATTATCTCCAACGAGACCACCAACATTATTTACCCCAGTTACAATTGCTGGACTGTAACTATTCCTTATTGTTGAATTATTATCATTAATTCCAACAAGACCACCAACAAAATCTGAGCCGATTACACTTCCTGTGCTGTAACTATTGCTTACGATTGACAAATAATTATATCCAACAAGACCACCTACATAACTTGAACCATTAACACTTCCTGTACTATAACTATTGTTTACTGTTGAAAAATAATTATTAAATCCAACGAGACCACCTACAGAATGGTCACCACTTATACTTCCTGTGCTGTAACTATTGCTTACGGTTGAACAATAATTAATTCCAACGAGACCACCAACATTATCTTTACCGGTAATATTTAAATTAGTTAATCCCAAACTATCTATTTTAGCTCCGCTTGTATAACCAAATAATCCAATACAATCAGTTTCAGGACGTTCAATATATAATGAATCAATTGTATGCCCCACACCTTTATAATTGCCTGTAAATTTTATAGAATTATTCCCAATAGGTGTAAAGCCACTACTGTTATCAAAAGCAATTGTTACAGAAGCATTTATATCGTCTGTTTGTATGTAATATTTGTCCCATTTGGCAGAATTTTGCATTAGCCAATATAAATTATTCAAATTTGATATTTGGTATGGATCTGTTTCTGTTCCTGAGCCGTACGGAACAAGTGCAACAACAAAATTAATATCATTACCATAAAAAATTCCATATTCATTAGTAACATAAGCTCTTACATAATATGCTTCGCCTTCTGTTAAACCTGTAATACTTGTTGAAAATGTTCCCGTACTACTTGCAGTTCCTTCATCTGTTTTACTATCTGATGTATCAGGATTACCGGTTTTATTCCAGCAAAAACCATAAGCTGTCGGGTTTGATGAGCCGAGAAACAATATATTTCCGTTTCCGGTTGCTGTAGTTGATGTTATATTTTTTATACTATCAGATGAAACAATTGAATACAAACTATCTTGCCAGGAAAAAGAAAGATATCCGTTATTACCTGAACCTATATACCAATAATCATTTGTTTCTGTATCATTATTGAAATTTCCCACAAAATCCCATGCGTTATCTAATCCTGCAGTTGAAACATTTGTAAAAGTGTTATAATCTTTCATTTCGGCAGTTGTTTTTCCTGTTCCACCTGCACTTGAATCTATACCTGATGTTTCTGTGTCCCAGAATGAATTGCTTACTGTTGATGAATTATAATTATGTCCTATGAGACCACCTACATAATCAGTACCGGTTACACTTCCTGTACTGTAACTATCGCTTACAGTTGAATTATGATGATTATATCCAACGAGACCACCTACATAATCAGTACCGGTTACACTTCCTGTGCTGTAACTATCGCTTACAGTTGAATTATGATGATTATATCCAACGAGACCACCTACATAATCAGTACCGGTTACACTTCCTGTGCTGTAACTATTGCTTACGGTTGAATTATAATTATATCCAATGAGACTACCTACACAAACTGTACCACTTATACTTCCTGTGCTGTAACTATTGCTTACGGTTGAATGATAATAAGTACATCCAACAAGACCACCAACAGAACTTGAACCGGTAATATTTACATTAGTTAAGCCCAAACTATCTATATTGGCTCCATAATAGATATAACCAAAAAGACCAATATGATTAGTTTCGGGACGTTCAATATATAATGAATCAATTGTATGACCTTTTCCATTATAGTGTCCTGTGAAATTTATTGTATTATTTCCAATAGGAGTAAATCCACTGCTATCATCCCAAACAATTGTAGCCGATGCATTTATATCTGCTGTTTGTATATAGTATTTGTCCCATTCGGCAGAATTTTCCATCAACCATTTCAGATTACCGAGTGAAACAATTTGATATGGGTCTGTTTCTGTTCCTGAGCCGGATGGGAAAATAACAACAAATTCTATTTCATTGCCATAATAAGTACCATTAACATTAGTAACATAAGTTTTCGCATAATATGTAGTATTTGATGATAATCCTGTAATATTTGTTGAAAAGGCTCCTGTTGTGTCTATGGCTCCTTCATCTGATTTATTGTCTGATATATCAGGATTGCCGGTTGTGTTCCAGCAAAAACCATAAGCTGTTGGATTTGATGTGCCAAGATCAGTTATATTTCCATATCCAATTGCAGTACTGTCTGTTATACTGTATATAGTATCTGTAGTAATCAATCCTACTCCACCTGCACCAAATTCTAATACGTTTCCATAATAAGTTCCATATTCATTAATAGTATAAGCTCTTGAATAATATTTTTCGCCTATAATCAAACCTGTAATATTTGTTGTGAATGTTCCTGTACTACTTGCAACTCCTTCATCTGTCTTACTATCTGATGTGTCAGGATTACCGGTTGTGTTCCAGCAAAAGCCATAAGCTGTTGGATTTGATGAGCCGAGATATAATATATTTCCGTTTCCGGTTGCAGTAGTTGTGTTTATATTTGTTATACTATCAGATGAAGCAATTGAAAATAAGCTATCTGCGGCAAATTGCCATATTAAAACAGGATATTCGTTATTCCCTGCACCTAAACCCCAATAATCATTTGTTCCGGTATCATCACACATATTCCCTACAAAGTCCCATGCACTGTCTAACTCTGTATTATATGTTGTATCTGTAAATGTAAGCACATTCTTCATCTCAGCAGAAGTTTTGCCTGTACCACCTGAACTTGTTGATTGTCCTGATGTTTCTATATCCCAAAATGAATTGCTTACGGTTGAATTATTATATCCAACGAGACCACCAACATTAGTTGAACCGGTTACATTTCCTGTGCTGTAACTATTGCTTACGGTTGATGAAACATTAAATCCAACAAGACCACCGGCATAATTACCAGTACCATTTACATTTCCTGTACTATAACTATTGCTTACGATTGATGAATTGTGATTATATCCTATGAGACCACCAACATTATCTGTTCCATCTATACTTCCACTGCTGTAACTATTACTTACTGTTGACGTTGCATTATATCCCAAGAGACCACCAACACTACTTGTACCACTTATAGTTCCTGAACTGTAACTATTATTTACTGTTGATGTAGTATTATCTCCAACAAGACCACCAACACGATCTGAACCATTTACATTTACTGTGCTATAACAATTGTTTATTGTTGATGAAGTATAGTTCCTTCCAATAAGCCCTCCAACACCTTGCGAACCTGTTACACTTCCTGTACTGTAACAATTGCTTACGGTTGATGAATTATAATTATGTCCTATGAGACCACCAACATTATCTTTACCAGTAATATTTATATTAGTTAATCCCAAACTATCTATGTTAGCTCCATCCATACGACCAAATAAACCGATTATATCAGTTTCAGGACGATTAATATATAATGAATCAATTATATGATCGGCACCATTATATTCGCCTGTAAATTTTGTTGTATTATTCCCAATAGGAGTAAATCCACTACTATCATCCCAAATATTTGTTGCCGAAGCATTTATATCTGCTGTTTGTATATAGTATTTGTCCCATTCGGCAGAATTTTGCATTAACCATCGCAGATTGCCAAGTGAAACAATTTGATATGGTTCTAATTCTGTTCCTGAACCTGAAGGCATAGGTGCAACAAGAAAACTAATCTCATCACCATAATAAGTACCATTAATATTAGTAACATAAGCTTTTGCATAATGTATTGTGCCTGATAATAATCCTGTAATATTTGTTGAAAACATTCCGGTATTATTTGTGGCACCTTCATCTGATATACTATCTAATATATTAGGATTACCTGTTGTGTTCCAGCAAAAACCATAAGCCGTTGGATGTGATGCTGAAAGAACAGTTATATTTCCATATCCAATTGCAGAACTATCTATAATATTAATTATACTGTCTGTAGTAACTAATGGCACACCTGCAATAAACATCAGCACTTTTCCATAAGAAGTTCCAAATTCATTTGTAACATAAGCCCTTGCATAATAGTTTGTATTTGTAGTCAAACCTGTAATATTTGTTATGAAAGTTCCTGTGCTACTTGTTGGTCCTTCGTCTGTGTTACTGTCTGATATATCAGGATTACCTGTAGTATTCCAGCAAAAGCCATGTGCCGTTGGATTTGATGAGCCGAGATGATAAATATCCCCTTTCCCTGTTACAGTAGTTGTTGTAATATTTGTTATACTATCAGATGAAGCAATTGAAAATAAGCTATCTGCGGCAGATTGCCATATTAAAACAGGATATCCGTTATTCCCTGTACCTAAACCCCAGTAATTATTTGTTGCGGTATCATTATAAATATTACCTACAAAGTCCCATGCACTGTCTAATCCCGAAGTATTTGCAGTATCAGTATAAGTAACAATATTCTTCATCTCAGCAGAAGTTTTGCCTGTGCCACCTGAACTTGTTGATTGTCCTGATGTTTCTATATCCCAAAATGAATTGCTTACGGGTGAATTATTTGAGCCAACGAGACCACCAACATTAGTTGAACCGGTTACATTTCCTGTGCTGTAACTATTGCTTACAGTTGATGAACTATAATTACGTCCAACAAGACCGCCAACTTCATCAGAACCAGTTACACTACCTGTGCTGTAACTATTGCTTACAGTTGATGAATAATAATTATATCCAATGAAACCACCTACATAATCAGTACCACTTACACTTCCTGTGCTGTAACTATTGCTTATTGTTGAATAATAATTATATCCAACAAGGGCACCAACATAATTTGAACCGGTTACACTACCTGTACTATAAGTGTTGCTTACGGTTGATGAAACATTTTGTCCTATGAGACCACCCACATAATTAGTACCACTTATACTTCCTGTGATGTAGCTATTGCTTACGGTTGAATAATAATTATATCCAACAAGACCACAAGCATTATCTTTACCGGTAATATTTAAATTAGTTAATCCCAAACTATCTATATTAGCCCCATAGGTATAACCAAACAAACCAATATAATCAGTTTCGGAACGTTCAATAAATAATGAATCAATTGTATGTCCCGCACCATTATATTCACCTGTAAAATTTGTTGTACTATTACCGATGGGAGAAAAACCATTGCCATAATCCCACGAAATTGTTGTTGATGCGTTTATATCCGTTGTTTGTATGTAATATTTATCCCACAAAGATGGATTATTCATTATACATCGCAAATCTTCCAATGTTGCAATTTGATATGGATTTATCTCTGTTCCCGAACCGTATAAAAAAGGTGTAGCAATAAAGTTTATTTCAACACCATAAGAAGTGCCGGATGCATTAGTAACATACGCTTTTGCATAATATGTTGTATCTAATTTTAATCCTGTAATATTTGTAAAAAATGTTCCTGTATTACTTGTTTCACCTTCATTTGATATACTGTCATTTATATCAGGATTACCTGTTGTGTTCCAGCAAAAGCCATAAGCCGTTGGGTTTGATGCTCCTATAGCTGTTATATTTCCATATCCGGTTGCACTATTATTTATTATATTTGATACGCTATCTGTAATAACAAATGCTCCGCCTGCAATAAATTCCAATACATTTCCATAAAAAGTTCCATATTCATTAGTAGTATAAGCTCTTGAATAATATGTTTCGCCATTAGTCAAACCTGTAATACTTGTTGAAAATGTTCCTGTATTACTTGCCAATCCTTCGTCTGTATTATTATCATTTATATCAGGATTTCCTGTAGTATTCCAGCAAAAGCCATGTGCCGTTGGATTTGATGAGCCGAGATATAATATATTACCATTTCCTGTAACAGTAGTTGAAGTTATATTTGTTATACTATCAGATGAAGTAATTGAATACAAACTATCTTGCCAGGTAAAAGCGAAATATCCATTATTGCCACCGATACACCAATAATCATTTGTTCCTGTATCATTATTGAAATTTCCCACAAAATCCCATGCACTGTCTAATCCTTCAGTTGAAACATCTGTAAAAGTGTTATAATCTTTCATCTCTGCTGTAGTTTTGCCTGTGCCACCAGCACTTGTTGTTTGCCCTGATGTTTGTATATCCCAGAATGAATTGCTTACGGTTGATGAAATATCAAGTCCAATTAGACCACCAGTACCGATTACACTGCCCGTACTGTAACTATTGCTTACGGTTGATGAACTATTACGTCCAACAAGACCACCAACACGCGATGAGCCGCTTACGTTTGCTGTACTATAACTATTGCTTATTATTGATGAACTATTAGCTCCAACAAGACCGCCAGTATGAGAATACGAAGAACTTCCACTTATATTACCAGTACTGTAACTATTTTTTACTGAAGAACTATCGTTACATCCAACAATAGCTCCGACATTTTCATGACCGCTTATATCAATATTAGTTAATCCCAAACTATCTATATTAGCTCCATACGTATAACCAAATAAACCAATAGCATTAGTTGAAGAACGATTAATAATTAATGAATCGATTGTATGACCTGTACCATTATATTCGCCTGTAAATTTTGTTGTACTATTTCCTATAGGTGTAAAGCCACTACCGGCATCCCAAGTTGATGTTTCTCCTGCATTTATATTTGCCGTTTGGACATAGTATTTGCTCCATTCAGCAGTGTTTTGACTTATCCAATACAAATTGTCGAGTGTAACTATTTGATACGGGTTGCCACTTGTTCCGTCTCCTATTGCAGGAGCTGTAGCTGTTTGCGATTTTGCTGTGAATACAGCCATTAGTATTATCAATACTGTTAGAAAAGTTATTTTTTTCATTGTTTGCTCCTTGTTTTAATTCAATTATTATGGTTAACTTACATAATTTATCTTTATTCTTGTAAGGCTGCAGCTAAATTTTTGCGGGCAGTTTTACCCGCTTCATTATCAAGTAGCCCGAATGTAAAATTAACATAAATTTTGCACAAAAACCACTTTCTGTCCGTTTGGATTTATAGAATGTTGAACTAAATCCTGCTAAAGCGGGATAGCTAATTTCTATCTTGCTAAGCGGAAACCTGCCTAACGGCAGTCCAATGTCAATAAGTTAAGACTTTATCAAATTAAAAGATTCCTGCTTTCGCAGGAATGACAGACAGAAGTAGCTTTTTAGAGCTATTGTCATTCCGCACTTGATGCGGAATCTGTTAACTTATTGACATTGGACGGCAGTCAGGTTTGTAATTCCTCTTTTGTCCACTCATAAGATATCATTTTTATTAAAGATTATGATATTGTTTTCCTTTTTAAATTTAGTTTGCAAAAATATTATTTAATTAATGCCTACAGAAAGACTATGATTTTATTACACATTGTCAGCCATAGTTAATTTTTCATCAAATTATACAAAATAAAATCATACATATCGGCTTCTTCTTTAAGATGTTTTTTAAAACTACTTGTAGCACCATAATGTCCTGCTCCTTTTTCAACTCTTAGTAAAATCGGATTTTTCTGTACTGCTCTATTTTGAAGTTTTGCTGCAAATTTATAAGAATGTAGCGGTGGTACTCTATCATCATTTTCTGATGTCATAATCATTGTAGCCGGATAATCTATGTTGTTTTTAATATTTTGTAATGGACTATATGAAAATAAATTATTAAATCCGGTTGAATCTTTAATACTCCCATATTCATCCGTATGATAATGACCTATTGTAAAATTTTCAAACCTTATCATATCAAAAGGAGCAACAACAGGTACTGCAACTTTAAATAGTTCTGGTCTTTGTGTCATAGCCACTCCTACAACTAATCCGCCATTTGATGCTCCTGTAATTGCAAGCTTGTCAGGGCTTGAATAATTGTTATTTATAAGGAATTCTGCTGCTGCAATAAAATCGTCAAATGAATTTTGTTTATTTTCTCCCCTACCTTGTAAAGCCCATTCTTTTCCATTATCACCACCACCTCGTATATTAGCAAATACAAATATTCCACCTTCTTTTAAAAAATGAACTATTCCAGGATTAAAATTAGGAGTTACGATACTTCCAAAACCACCATAAGCTTTTAATAATGTAGGATTTTGATTTGTAAGGTTTAATCCTTTTTGATATATCATGAACAAAGGAATTTTTGTTCCATCAAATGATTCATATTCAAGTTCTTTTGTTTCAAATTGTGTATAATCATAATTTACTACTGTTGCACGCAAAGGTTTCATTTCAAAGGTTTCGGTATCAAGTATATATACTATTTTTGGTTGTGTATAACCTGAATAAGAAAACAGCAGCTTTTTATCTGTTTTTTCACCATTAAATCCCTTCACTGAAAAACCAAAAGGTAATTGAATGGCATGAAGCACATTACCTTGATAATCAAAAAAAAGAATTTGTTGTTTTCTATTAGCTTGGTAAATGGCAATTATTTTGTTCTCTAATAATTTAACTTCTAATAATAATGCAGATTTATATTCTGGGATAATAATTTTCCACTCTCTTGGATTTGAAGGATTTATTTTAACAATCATCCCGTTATTATTTCCTTTTATAGAAGATGCAATTAACTCATCGCCTATGTTATCAATAATATTCAGGTTTTCATCATTACTTAATCTTGTTAATAATGGCCTTAATGCAGGTAATTGAGCATTAAAGTCAATATAAAATATATTTATTATTCCTTTATTTTCATCTGTTTCTTTTAAAATTAAAAATCTTTCATCTGATGTTGTAAAGGCAGAAAAGAAAGCTTCGGGATTATTTGTTCGTTTGAATATAAGTTGGTCTTGATTTTGAGCGGTACCAATTTTATGAAAATATATTTCTTGACCTACTGTTTTGTTTATTCCCTGTTCAGGAAACTTTGAATAGTAGAAACCATCATTTTTCCATGCAATATTTGAAAATTTAATGTTTTTCAAATGATCTTTTTTATGTATTCCTGTTTTTATATTAATAAGTTTTATTTCTCCCCAATCGCTACCGTTTCTGCTGAACTGATAAGCTAAGAGTTTAGAATCTATTGAAACAGAGTATCCTTTAAGCATAATATTATCTTTAGAAGAAATAAAATTTGGGTCAACAAGAATCGAAGGATTATCCCTTATGGAGTTTTGATAAAAGAGAGCAGGAACACCAACATTATTATAATAAGCATAGGTAAAATAATAATCACCTTGTTTAATTGGATTATCATATTTTACATATGAATACCTGTCTATTGCAACATATGAATTACATTTCATAGCTGTTTTTCTTAATGTCTTTTTTGTCAAAGAGTTTTGTTGCTCAATCCATTCTTTGGTTTTCTCATCATTAATATTTTCTAGCCATCTATACTCATCATAAATTGCCACATTATAAAAAGTATCAATAATATGTTGTTTATCAGTAACAGGATAATCAAGAGATTGTCCTTTGATTATGATTGGAAAAGTTAAAATAAGAATTAATAGTATTCGTTTCATGTCATTTTTTTTAATTATAGCTAACTATTGGATAATTACATTCCTAATATAATTATTTACATTATGTAGGTTAGTTGGTTTATTTTTCGCTGAATATTAGGCTTATAACATTTATAATATTTCTGTAAACATAATATAGTATATGTACAAATAAAAAAAATGTGATATTTGTTTTTCTAATTGTTAATAAACTTCTATATCGTTATTCAAAGTTGATAGTATTAGAGGTATACAAGCAGATTATTCAGTTTAAATTGAGGTTAACATTTTTACCATTACAGCTTAAATATTTTCCACATGCTACTTCAACATAAGCTTTACCATCACAAGCTTCGTGGAAATTTAAAACAATATTACCTAAATCAATCTCTGTACCCGCTTTTAAATTTTGTATAAAGGCAACACCATTAAGAGGGTTCTTTGAACAGGTAGAGTATATAAATTCTGTTTGTATCATTGCATGATATAATATACCTCCTGAAGAACTGGCAACTTCTAATATCTGTCCTCCACCATTAATAATAAAAGAGTCGTCATAGATATCTGACAAGGTATTTTTTTGGTCGATATTTATAAACCATACATTCTGTTTCACAGCTATAAATACATCTTCAGGTTGTTCCGAATCAAGGCGTGCTAATTCAAAATTAAATTGTGGTCTGGATAAATTTAAGTTTATTATAGTATCGGAACCTTCTCCGATAATTATATCCTGTTCTGCAAAAAGTGTTAATATATTACCATTTTCTTCCATCTCAATTACAGGAACTGTATGTATTCCATAAAATTTATATTTTCCTGAAAGAATATCTATATCTGCAAATATAATAGTTATTACACCGCAATTATCATTATCATCCCATATGCCACCAATAATGATTTGTCCAATATTATTATTAAAGGGAAGAGGATTACTTTCAGTTATATTTACAAATATTGTTCCTGCACTTGTATATTCATCATTACTACTTGTTTGGAATATAACATTATCGGGTAATTGTCCTCCCTTAAAGACAGTACTAGTTAAAGAAGCACAATATCCAATTGCTGCAGAGGCTTTAAAACCGTGTGTTAATGGTTCAATCTCAGGATCCTGGTCTAATTCCTTTATTTTTTTACAGGAATTAATAAAAATAAAAAGTACTAATAAAATAATTAAAGGAAATACTTTATTATATATAATTTTTATATTCTTCATAGTATTAATTACTTAAAAGTTTATGTTGTAAATACTTATTTGTTGTAAATATACAAATTTATAAAAAATATATTATCTAAAAAATGGAGTGTGCTCCATTTTTTCATTTGAATTTTGAAAACAAAGTTAAAAAATAAGCTAAAGCAGCAAATAAAAATACCATAACAAATCCGGCTTCTATCGCAATAATAGTTGCTAAAACTGTGCTTACTACTGAAAAACAACCATTTATTCCCCATGCCCATGGAATAATGTTTTTATTATTCAATGATAGATATTTAATCCCGAGAGGAAAAGGCATTCCCATAAAAAATGAAAGCGGTGCAATCAAGATTATAAAAATTATCAGTTTAAAAATTATTGATAGTTCAACAGTGTTTTTCAATATTACAGTAAACAATACCGAATATATAAGAAGTAATAATACAATTACCCCTATAATAAAAAACAATTTTCTTTTATTCTGTTTTATCTTTATTGAATAATAACTTCCTATTCCTGAAAATATCAGCATTATGCATAATACTACAGCAACTGAAAATAACGGTTTGTCAAAATAAAGTAATGTTCGTTGAATCAGAACTATTTCTATAAACATATATCCTATTCCAATTCCTCCAAAATAAAGCAGTGTGCCAAGTTTATTTCCGCTATTCCATCCTAATCTTAATAATGGAACAATAATTAATATCAGTGCAAGAAAAATTATTTGTATTAATGTAAAAATAAGAAAAATATAAGCTGTTTCAATGAATGGAGCATTTCTGCTACCCAATATTTTTTTAAAATAAAAGAAATTCTTCAATTTTAAAAATTGATTAAAAAATGGTTGATTATCAGTAGCCGGTTTTATATTGAATAAATATTCAGAATAAAAATTTTGTCTATCAGTAGATAATATTTTATCAAAATGACTAAATAGTAATGTATCCTGCAAAATGTTATATTTATTTCTTTCTTTTTCTGAAATACCGGGAAATAACACAGGGTCAAAATAATTTTTAGTACAAAAGTCCATTATATTTTTAATATCAGATACATCTATTTTAGATTTTTTTACAATAAATGTAATTGTTCCCCAATTCCTTACAGCTCCAATATAATGTACAGGATTTTTTATGCCATGATATTCCAACATTTCAGATATAGTGGAAATTATCTTCAATGGATACCTTGCCGGATAATCTAACCAGCAAGTAATACTGAGTATTCCATTATAACTTAGTTTATTCCAAATATCAATAA contains these protein-coding regions:
- a CDS encoding S9 family peptidase; translated protein: MKRILLILILTFPIIIKGQSLDYPVTDKQHIIDTFYNVAIYDEYRWLENINDEKTKEWIEQQNSLTKKTLRKTAMKCNSYVAIDRYSYVKYDNPIKQGDYYFTYAYYNNVGVPALFYQNSIRDNPSILVDPNFISSKDNIMLKGYSVSIDSKLLAYQFSRNGSDWGEIKLINIKTGIHKKDHLKNIKFSNIAWKNDGFYYSKFPEQGINKTVGQEIYFHKIGTAQNQDQLIFKRTNNPEAFFSAFTTSDERFLILKETDENKGIINIFYIDFNAQLPALRPLLTRLSNDENLNIIDNIGDELIASSIKGNNNGMIVKINPSNPREWKIIIPEYKSALLLEVKLLENKIIAIYQANRKQQILFFDYQGNVLHAIQLPFGFSVKGFNGEKTDKKLLFSYSGYTQPKIVYILDTETFEMKPLRATVVNYDYTQFETKELEYESFDGTKIPLFMIYQKGLNLTNQNPTLLKAYGGFGSIVTPNFNPGIVHFLKEGGIFVFANIRGGGDNGKEWALQGRGENKQNSFDDFIAAAEFLINNNYSSPDKLAITGASNGGLVVGVAMTQRPELFKVAVPVVAPFDMIRFENFTIGHYHTDEYGSIKDSTGFNNLFSYSPLQNIKNNIDYPATMIMTSENDDRVPPLHSYKFAAKLQNRAVQKNPILLRVEKGAGHYGATSSFKKHLKEEADMYDFILYNLMKN
- a CDS encoding T9SS type A sorting domain-containing protein yields the protein MKKITFLTVLIILMAVFTAKSQTATAPAIGDGTSGNPYQIVTLDNLYWISQNTAEWSKYYVQTANINAGETSTWDAGSGFTPIGNSTTKFTGEYNGTGHTIDSLIINRSSTNAIGLFGYTYGANIDSLGLTNIDISGHENVGAIVGCNDSSSVKNSYSTGNISGSSSYSHTGGLVGANSSSIISNSYSTANVSGSSRVGGLVGRNSSSTVSNSYSTGSVIGTGGLIGLDISSTVSNSFWDIQTSGQTTSAGGTGKTTAEMKDYNTFTDVSTEGLDSAWDFVGNFNNDTGTNDYWCIGGNNGYFAFTWQDSLYSITSSDSITNITSTTVTGNGNILYLGSSNPTAHGFCWNTTGNPDINDNNTDEGLASNTGTFSTSITGLTNGETYYSRAYTTNEYGTFYGNVLEFIAGGAFVITDSVSNIINNSATGYGNITAIGASNPTAYGFCWNTTGNPDINDSISNEGETSNTGTFFTNITGLKLDTTYYAKAYVTNASGTSYGVEINFIATPFLYGSGTEINPYQIATLEDLRCIMNNPSLWDKYYIQTTDINASTTISWDYGNGFSPIGNSTTNFTGEYNGAGHTIDSLFIERSETDYIGLFGYTYGANIDSLGLTNLNITGKDNACGLVGYNYYSTVSNSYITGSISGTNYVGGLIGQNVSSTVSNTYSTGSVTGSNYVGALVGYNYYSTISNSYSTGSVSGTDYVGGFIGYNYYSSTVSNSYSTGSVTGSDEVGGLVGRNYSSSTVSNSYSTGNVTGSTNVGGLVGSNNSPVSNSFWDIETSGQSTSSGGTGKTSAEMKNIVTYTDTANTSGLDSAWDFVGNIYNDTATNNYWGLGTGNNGYPVLIWQSAADSLFSIASSDSITNITTTTVTGKGDIYHLGSSNPTAHGFCWNTTGNPDISDSNTDEGPTSSTGTFITNITGLTTNTNYYARAYVTNEFGTSYGKVLMFIAGVPLVTTDSIINIIDSSAIGYGNITVLSASHPTAYGFCWNTTGNPNILDSISDEGATNNTGMFSTNITGLLSGTIHYAKAYVTNINGTYYGDEISFLVAPMPSGSGTELEPYQIVSLGNLRWLMQNSAEWDKYYIQTADINASATNIWDDSSGFTPIGNNTTKFTGEYNGADHIIDSLYINRPETDIIGLFGRMDGANIDSLGLTNINITGKDNVGGLIGHNYNSSTVSNCYSTGSVTGSQGVGGLIGRNYTSSTINNCYSTVNVNGSDRVGGLVGDNTTSTVNNSYSSGTISGTSSVGGLLGYNATSTVSNSYSSGSIDGTDNVGGLIGYNHNSSIVSNSYSTGNVNGTGNYAGGLVGFNVSSTVSNSYSTGNVTGSTNVGGLVGYNNSTVSNSFWDIETSGQSTSSGGTGKTSAEMKNVLTFTDTTYNTELDSAWDFVGNMCDDTGTNDYWGLGAGNNEYPVLIWQFAADSLFSIASSDSITNINTTTATGNGNILYLGSSNPTAYGFCWNTTGNPDTSDSKTDEGVASSTGTFTTNITGLIIGEKYYSRAYTINEYGTYYGNVLEFGAGGVGLITTDTIYSITDSTAIGYGNITDLGTSNPTAYGFCWNTTGNPDISDNKSDEGAIDTTGAFSTNITGLSSNTTYYAKTYVTNVNGTYYGNEIEFVVIFPSGSGTETDPYQIVSLGNLKWLMENSAEWDKYYIQTADINASATIVWDDSSGFTPIGNNTINFTGHYNGKGHTIDSLYIERPETNHIGLFGYIYYGANIDSLGLTNVNITGSSSVGGLVGCTYYHSTVSNSYSTGSISGTVCVGSLIGYNYNSTVSNSYSTGSVTGTDYVGGLVGYNHHNSTVSDSYSTGSVTGTDYVGGLVGYNHHNSTVSDSYSTGSVTGTDYVGGLIGHNYNSSTVSNSFWDTETSGIDSSAGGTGKTTAEMKDYNTFTNVSTAGLDNAWDFVGNFNNDTETNDYWYIGSGNNGYLSFSWQDSLYSIVSSDSIKNITSTTATGNGNILFLGSSNPTAYGFCWNKTGNPDTSDSKTDEGTASSTGTFSTSITGLTEGEAYYVRAYVTNEYGIFYGNDINFVVALVPYGSGTETDPYQISNLNNLYWLMQNSAKWDKYYIQTDDINASVTIAFDNSSGFTPIGNNSIKFTGNYKGVGHTIDSLYIERPETDCIGLFGYTSGAKIDSLGLTNLNITGKDNVGGLVGINYCSTVSNSYSTGSISGDHSVGGLVGFNNYFSTVNNSYSTGSVNGSSYVGGLVGYNYLSIVSNSYSTGSVIGSDFVGGLVGINDNNSTIRNSYSPAIVTGVNNVGGLVGDNVSFSTVNNSYSNGNVSGLSYVGGLVGVNEYSSTVNNSFWDIETSGIDTSAGGIGKTTAEMKTFYNYVDGTEASWDFMGETINGTNDFWGINPNENNGYPFLAWQGFRNTECYGILTSSTNETACFSYTVPSGDETYILSGVYMDTIPSINGCDSVITINLTIYTVDTSVTQTGTTLTANAGSGATYQWLNCNNLYAIIDGETNQSFTPIVNGNYAVEITEHGCTDTSSCYNVIVGITERISNSFINIYPNPTNNFIVIESEEINIKSIEIINITGKVVKQIIIDGNKTTIDLSDKTKGLYMIRLITNKGIIIKKVMLE